A stretch of Scheffersomyces stipitis CBS 6054 chromosome 2, complete sequence DNA encodes these proteins:
- the RPN4 gene encoding hypothetical zinc finger protein (Regulatory Particle Non-ATPase similar to RPN4 of Candida albicans~go_component nucleus~go_funtion nucleic acid binding; zinc ion binding), with protein MSSQSSVTAPDTVYSLEEQVDILNLVNPSSIEEYSEHLYKIAKILYEDNLDQKLPILFKKLQDKYYSLMDQLDNFVDSEDPIHSKVYVIVERNFDLFIKISTNHKNVELSTRTIRFLTNIIMSLNYWEVYNLLSWKPVIYHFLSVIQFDMNDCYNKFISDYAKYNYKRLTQPQPMSHKSRNRRRLKRRRKYSGKLGSPGSENGVNDDGSLSPNPYYYVSSDTTGRGSLRGMSKERRNRMMRAENKRNSHRAIKKPSNTKPSNKSSNYDPDVVHECQLPSPDEPHKLCLRRFSRKYELIRHQETVHSKKKKLFKCFVCVKQHPGVGPRIFTRHDTLAKHIRVNHKISGKEAKAEVAYSKKHAEVVEEGDITVHVGRRKTKVDFELRAHMEKRKAEKDEMDDSGYLVHSDFDSGDEEVTFNT; from the coding sequence ATGAGTTCGCAATCCAGCGTCACTGCACCGGATACCGTGTATTCCTTGGAAGAACAAGTCGATATCCTTAATCTCGTAAATCCTTCATCTATTGAGGAATACTCGGAGCATCTCTACAAGATAGCTAAGATCTTGTACGAGGACAACCTTGACCAGAAGCTTCCcatattgttcaagaagttacAGGACAAGTACTATTCCTTGATGGACCAACTTGACAACTTTGTAGACTCGGAAGACCCCATCCACTCCAAAGTGTATGTAATCGTAGAGAGAAATTTCGACCTTTTCATAAAGATCTCAACAAACCACAAGAACGTCGAGCTTTCGACAAGGACCATTCGCTTTTTAACCAACATAATTATGAGCTTGAACTACTGGGAAGTTTACAATCTCTTGTCCTGGAAGCCAGTTATATATCATTTCTTGTCTGTTATTCAATTTGACATGAACGACTGCTACAACAAATTCATCAGTGACtatgccaaatacaactACAAAAGATTGACCCAGCCACAGCCAATGTCGCACAAGTCTAGAAACCGAAGAAGACttaagagaagaagaaagtacaGTGGCAAGCTTGGATCTCCAGGGTCAGAAAATGGAGTTAATGACGATGGATCTCTTTCTCCAAACCCATACTACTACGTAAGCTCCGACACAACTGGCCGTGGCAGTTTGAGAGGTATGagtaaagaaagaagaaacagaatgATGAGAGCTGAAAACAAGCGTAATTCCCATCGGGCTATTAAGAAACCATCCAATACCAAGCcttccaacaagtcgtcAAATTATGATCCTGATGTTGTTCATGAATGTCAATTGCCATCGCCAGATGAACCTCATAAGCTTTGCTTACGTCGTTTCTCAAGAAAATATGAATTAATAAGACATCAGGAAACTGTGCAttctaagaagaagaaacttttcaaatgCTTTGTTTGTGTAAAACAACACCCTGGAGTTGGCCCAAGAATATTTACCCGCCACGACACCTTGGCCAAACATATTCGTGTTAACCACAAGATTTCTGGTAAGGAAGCCAAGGCAGAAGTTGCATATTCGAAGAAACATGCCgaggttgttgaagaaggtgatATTACAGTCCATGTCGGACGCAGAAAGACCAAGGTTGACTTTGAATTGCGCGCTCATATGGAGAAACGAAAGGCAGAAAAGGATGAAATGGATGATTCCGGTTATTTGGTTCATAGCGATTTCGACTCTGGAGACGAAGAAGTTACATTCAATACGTAG
- the NPL6 gene encoding possible Polyadenylate-binding protein (RRM superfamily) (Polyadenylate-binding protein (RRM superfamily) simialr to Nucleolin): MPRSSRSSAGSSPEATRSPRAIRAHRSDLSGLDLNEDDGDEEYKIDDNVDVKDELAEEDDDVEDEDTSIVRHRSRKRKATTNDEDDDDEEDDDEEAEEEEEDADEDAEDEPNENAEEEDGEDMKVKQEVKRQPLKEEPRKPKKRGRKKLNITILEDGVYDEDGNPLNVKNDEVVIDHEDPKGHTKIDENGVLQGGRQFRMKTFKLLGHGDQLFMVSTEPARLVGFRDSYLLFKTHRSLFKKVCTNEEKMDLIDRAIIPNSYKGRSVNLVAARSIFREFGAKMIIDGKKVIDDFWEQRAIERGDIAGEYADPLQYFGPVGKVGSVLGDSNTNGGSTPITSTPLVNYQTDPTWMYQIAVKTREHNNKLQEQRNQSFNRGAKDIFTNSTFYPESTQPTSVKYGVYKEEKKPSSLTYDIKFVNPNIKKRATGLKNVPKDIFNDIDDEEIKRAIIAQQEYEKSIV, from the coding sequence ATGCCCAGATCATCGCGTAGCAGTGCTGGCAGTTCTCCTGAGGCCACGAGATCGCCTCGAGCCATCCGGGCCCACCGTTCTGATTTGTCTGGTTTGGATTTGAACGAAGACGAtggagatgaagaatacaaaataGATGACAATGTAGATGTTAAGGACGAAttggcagaagaagatgacgacgTTGAAGATGAGGACACGTCGATCGTTCGTCATAGATCTCGTAAGAGAAAGGCTACTACgaacgatgaagatgatgatgacgaagaagatgatgacgaagaagcagaagaggaagaggaagacgCAGACGAAGATGCAGAGGATGAACCTAATGAAAatgcagaagaagaagatggagaagacaTGAAGGTGAAGCAAGAAGTTAAACGCCAGCcattgaaggaagaaccTAGAAAGCCTAAGaaaagaggaagaaagaagctcAACATTACCATCTTGGAAGATGGAGTCtacgatgaagatggaaacCCGCTCAACGTCAAGAACGATGAGGTTGTTATTGACCACGAGGATCCAAAGGGACACACCAAGATAGACGAGAACGGGGTATTGCAGGGAGGAAGGCAGTTCAGAATGAAGACATTTAAGTTGTTAGGTCACGGTGACCAATTATTCATGGTTTCGACAGAACCAGCTAGACTTGTAGGATTCAGAGATTCATacttgttgttcaagactCATAGAtcgttgttcaagaaagtcTGTaccaatgaagaaaagatggACTTAATCGATCGTGCCATTATCCCTAATTCGTATAAGGGTAGATCTGTCAACTTGGTAGCAGCTCGTTCGATTTTTAGAGAATTTGGTGCCAAAATGATTATCGATGGTAAGAAGGTCATCGACGATTTCTGGGAGCAAAGGGCAATCGAACGTGGAGATATTGCAGGAGAATATGCTGACCCCTTACAATATTTCGGACCAGTTGGAAAGGTAGGTAGTGTGTTAGGCGATTCCAATACCAACGGAGGTTCTACACCAATCACATCCACGCCATTAGTGAATTACCAAACAGATCCAACCTGGATGTATCAAATAGCCGTTAAAACTAGAGAACATAACAACAAGTTGCAAGAGCAAAGGAATCAGTCTTTCAACCGCGGGGCCAAAGATATTTTCACCAATTCTACATTCTATCCTGAGTCAACACAGCCAACGTCGGTAAAATATGGTGTCTataaggaagaaaagaagccTTCAAGTCTCACGTACGATATCAAGTTTGTGAATCCGAACATAAAGAAAAGAGCTACCGGCTTGAAGAACGTTCCTAAGgatatcttcaatgatATCGACGATGAGGAAATTAAGCGAGCCATCATTGCCCAACAAGAATATGAGAAAAGTATTGTGTAG
- the RCA1 gene encoding Mitochondrial respiratory chain complexes assembly protein RCA1 (TAT-binding homolog 12) (Mitochondrial respiratory chain complexes assembly protein RCA1 (TAT-binding homolog 12) very similar to AFG3 (TAT-binding homolog 10)~go_funtion ATP binding; metalloendopeptidase activity~go_process proteolysis and peptidolysis), giving the protein MLNAFLDQCHIYNSNNRSRLTPDQIIDEIDTMFKNLHPDLTPLTKKEVLFYFHIYYSLSNNVVFLDELDFQNVQVTKYLKGYVSMSPTTNKEELIEELAKSSETAPEVVSSWFNIFDTLSSTPFADSNTRYTNPLCPYEYARYQSFTNELRTMQEKLKQVYGGSTTKDSKNESVFGNFSFQTNSDNNKGKDSKTNSSKDNKDGKDNKNNKKNIDIEINFNSSPMRFFQVGVLIGLLSYIVYNLTQSSNNEISFQQFTTDFLSKNLVDKVVVVNNRIAVVELNENGRAQYPHHEGNFYFNIGAIESFEKNLRSVQEDYNVADSMRVPVIYTNEGSTTKMLVNFLPTVLFLGAIYYMTKKATGMGGMGGPLGFGKSTAKKFNQDTDIKIRFRDVAGMAEAKEEVMEFVKFLQNPEKYERLGAKIPRGAILSGPPGTGKTLLARATAGEAGVPFYSVSGSEFVEMFVGVGASRVRDLFKTARENAPSIVFVDEIDAIGKQRSKGNASGANDERETTLNQLLVEMDGFDTSDHVVVLAGTNRADILDRALLRPGRFDRHISIDNPELQGRKEIFQVHLRKIKLKKDIDDDLPGRLAALTPGFSGADIANVCNEAALIGARYNADSVTLRHFELAIERVIGGIEKKSKLLNAEEQRIVAYHEAGHAVCGWYLKYAHPLLKVSIIPRGQGALGYAQYLPPDQFLLSTLQLYDRMIMTLGGRVSEELHFSSVTSGAHDDFKKVTNIAQSMVLRFGMSKKVGMVNYADTQSQDNLTKPFSDETSKTIDEEVQRIVGECHKRCKELLIEKSKEVELVAEELLKKEFITREDMIRLLGKRPFPETNDAFDKYLEKKPAFKNEKPADEKKDDEKEEEK; this is encoded by the coding sequence ATGTTGAATGCGTTTTTGGATCAATGCCATATctacaactccaacaatagATCCCGTTTAACTCCTGATCAGATCATTGACGAAATTGACACTATGTTCAAGAACCTTCATCCCGACTTGACTCCTTTAACAAAAAAGGAAGTATTGTTCTATTTCCATATCTACTATTCGTTGCTGAACAATGTTGTATTTTTGGACGAGTTGGACTTTCAGAATGTCCAAGTAACTAAGTACTTGAAGGGATATGTTTCGATGTCTCCCACTACAAACAAGgaagagttgattgaaGAGCTTGCTAAATCAAGCGAGACTGCACCTGAAGTCGTTTCGTCGTGGTTCAACATCTTTGACACGTTATCTTCGACTCCGTTTGCTGATTCCAACACCAGATACACGAACCCATTATGCCCTTACGAATACGCTCGTTACCAAAGCTTCACTAACGAGTTGAGGACGATGCAAGAGAAACTCAAGCAAGTCTACGGAGGTTCTACTACTAAGGACTCGAAGAATGAGTCTGTCTTCGGCAACTTTTCCTTTCAAACGAACTCCGACAATAATAAGGGCAAAGACTCTAAGACAAACAGCTCAAAGGATAATAAGGATGGTAAGGACAATAAGAataacaagaagaacatcGACATTGAGATTAATTTTAATAGCTCGCCTATGAGATTCTTCCAGGTAGGTGTCTTGATTGGTTTATTATCATACATCGTATACAACTTGACACAGTCTTCCAATAACGAGATCAGCTTTCAGCAGTTCACCACTGACTTCTTGAGCAAGAACTTGGTAGATAAGGTCGTTGTTGTCAACAACAGAATTGCAgttgtagaattgaatgaaaacGGAAGAGCTCAGTATCCTCATCATGAAGgaaacttctacttcaacaTCGGTGCTATTGAGTCgtttgaaaagaatttaCGTAGTGTGCAAGAAGACTATAACGTAGCCGATCTGATGAGAGTTCCAGTCATCTACACAAACGAAGGAAGTACCACCAAGATGCTTGTCAACTTCTTACCTACAGTGTTATTCTTGGGTGCGATCTACTACATGACCAAGAAAGCTACTGGTATGGGTGGAATGGGAGGACCATTGGGGTTCGGTAAGTCTACTGCTAAGAAATTCAACCAGGACACCGATATCAAAATCAGATTTAGAGATGTAGCTGGCATGGCtgaagccaaagaagaggTCATGGAGTTCGTCAAGTTCTTGCAGAACCCAGAAAAGTATGAGAGATTAGGAGCAAAGATCCCCAGAGGTGCCATTCTTTCGGGTCCTCCAGGAACTGGTAAAACCTTGCTTGCTCGTGCTACTGCTGGAGAAGCAGGTGTCCCATTCTATTcagtttctggttctgaatTCGTAGAGATGTTTGTCGGTGTAGGTGCTTCCAGAGTTCGtgacttgttcaagactGCTCGTGAAAACGCCCCCTCCATTGTCTTTGTAGATGAGATCGATGCTATTGGTAAACAGCGTTCTAAGGGTAATGCCAGCGGTGCCAACGATGAACGTGAGACAACTTTGAACCAGTTATTGGTTGAAATGGATGGCTTTGATACCTCCGATCATGTTGTCGTCTTGGCTGGTACAAACAGAGCTGATATTTTGGATAGGGCCTTGTTGAGACCAGGGAGATTCGATAGACACATTTCAATTGACAATCCTGAGTTGCAGGGTCGTAAGgagatttttcaagttcactTGAGGAagatcaaattgaagaaggatATTGACGACGATTTGCCAGGTAGATTAGCTGCGTTGACTCCTGGTTTTTCTGGTGCTGATATCGCCAATGTCTGCAACGAAGCCGCATTGATCGGTGCCAGGTACAATGCCGACTCGGTGACGTTGAGACACTTTGAATTGGCCATTGAGAGAGTTATTGGTGGTATcgagaagaagtcaaagcTTTTGAACGCTGAAGAGCAGAGAATCGTAGCTTACCATGAAGCTGGCCATGCTGTCTGTGGTTGGTATTTGAAGTACGCCCATCCTTTGTTGAAAGTGTCTATTATTCCTAGAGGTCAAGGCGCTTTGGGATATGCGCAGTATTTGCCTCCTGATcagttcttgttgtctaCATTGCAATTGTACGACAGAATGATCATGACATTGGGTGGCCGTGTATCCGAAGAATTGcatttctcttctgttaCCAGTGGTGCCCACgatgacttcaagaaagttACCAATATTGCCCAATCCATGGTTTTGCGTTTTGGGATGTCAAAGAAAGTTGGTATGGTAAACTACGCTGATACTCAGTCACAGGACAATTTGACGAAGCCATTCAGTGACGAGACCAGCAAGACcattgacgaagaagtaCAGAGAATAGTGGGCGAGTGTCACAAGAGATGTaaggaattgttgattGAGAAATCTAAGGAAGTCGAGTTGGTTGCggaagagttgttgaaaaaggAGTTCATCACAAGAGAAGATATGATCAGATTGTTGGGTAAGAGACCATTCCCTGAAACCAACGATGCCTTTGACAAGTatcttgaaaagaagccAGCGTTCAAGAATGAGAAACCGGCCGACGAAAAGAAGGACGAcgagaaggaagaagaaaagtaa
- the DAL2 gene encoding allantoinase (allantoinase (Allantoate amidinohydrolase)): MAQVFSEKDFHDKIVLNYTDVIGEKLGGKVLKFSDQWFAEAANLIKPKAPIRDATRFVFAGAWYDGWETRRHNEAEADWVIIKLGVSSANIIGAEIDTAFFNGNHAPFISVEGVQLSDDNVDSIQEQDWEIIISKVECGPSQKHFFVRDSVTDKNYTHVRLRMYPDGGIARFRLYGSVVPILPTDKNTVLDFASVNNGGVAISVSDQHFGSADNLLLPGRGHDMSDGWETTRSRQPGHVDWVIIRLGAVANIKEIIIDTAHFRGNFPQKINVKGINVVDESKLPDAKDKEWEVLVDDTKTGPDKEHSFTIKKSDSYSHVLLTIIPDGGVKRVRVFGTIA, encoded by the coding sequence ATGGCTCAAGTATTCTCTGAAAAAGACTTCCACGACAAGATTGTCCTCAACTACACCGATGTTATTGGTGAAAAGTTGGGTGGGAAAGTGTTGAAATTCTCAGACCAATGGTTTGCCGAGGcagccaacttgatcaagcCTAAGGCTCCTATCAGAGACGCCACCAGGTTCGTATTTGCTGGGGCTTGGTACGACGGTTGGGAAACCAGAAGACACAACGAGGCAGAAGCCGATTGGGTCATAATAAAGTTGGGAGTTTCTTCCGCAAATATAATTGGGGCAGAGATTGACACTGCTTTTTTCAACGGGAACCACGCCCCGTTCATTTCTGTAGAAGGAGTTCAATTGCTGGACGACAACGTCGATTCGATCCAAGAGCAAGACTGGGAGATCATAATCTCTAAGGTCGAGTGTGGACCTTCTCAAAAACACTTCTTTGTCAGAGATAGTGTCACTGACAAGAACTACACCCATGTCAGATTGAGAATGTACCCTGATGGAGGCATAGCCAGATTCAGATTATATGGATCTGTGGTTCCCATTCTCCCTACGGACAAGAACACTGTCTTAGACTTTGCTTCTGTCAATAACGGTGGTGTAGCAATTTCTGTAAGTGACCAGCACTTTGGATCTGCTGACAATTTGTTGTTGCCAGGTAGAGGGCATGATATGTCTGATGGTTGGGAAACAACCAGATCCAGACAGCCGGGCCATGTTGATTGGGTAATCATCAGATTGGGAGCAGTGGCCAATATCAAGGAAATTATAATTGATACAGCCCACTTCAGAGGTAATTTCCCTCAGAAAATCAATGTCAAAGGCATTAACGTTGTCGACGAGTCCAAGTTGCCGGATGCAAAGGACAAGGAATGGGAAGTTTTGGTGGATGACACCAAGACAGGTCCAGACAAGGAGCATAGCTTCACCATAAAAAAGTCCGATTCTTACTCTCACGTGTTGTTGACCATTATTCCAGACGGTGGGGTCAAGAGAGTAAGAGTGTTCGGTACTATTGCGTAA
- a CDS encoding Putative S-adenosylmethionine-dependent methyltransferase of the seven beta-strand family, with translation VFESNAYYCKLFLKSYISCIEKEGYELSEALYEVYCDPKILNAKELAPTDTITIHYPIGGFDSVPTTVVSIKETPKIISGINTTGLRTWEAALFLSNYLNNFQNPPYDFGNKTILELGGGTGLVSLALLKYYSNHIREIRDLVLTDGAVSVFDNFIENTKLNGINVHDDIWCKQLLWGTTNPEDKENFTQDPIDDVDVIVAADVTYDSTILEPLCSTIHDFFRQSNTKVAIIAATVRNEETIANWEKELDKWFGKDSEHGSWTVKHHCKEPEKVHGHVWFRRNTPEIRIYEIQSKL, from the exons GTCTTCGAGTCTAATGCCTACTATTGCAAATTGTTTCTCAAGAGCTATATTTCATgcattgaaaaagaaggcTACGAGCTTCTGGAAGCATTGTACGAGGTCTACTGTGATCCAAAAATTCTCAACGCAAAAGAATTGGCACCTACAGATACCATTACTATCCACTACCCTATTGGTGGATTCGACTCGGTTCCAACCACCGTAGTGAGCATAAAAGAGACTCCTAAAATCATATCAGGCATAAATACAACTGGTTTGCGTACTTGGGAAGCTGCACTTTTTCTCTCCAAttacttgaacaatttcCAGAATCCTCCATATGATTTTGGTAATAAAACTATTCTTGAACTCGGCGGAGGCACTGGTCTTGTCAGTCTTGCCTTATTGAAGTATTATAGTAATCATATCAGAGAAATTCGTGATTTGGTCCTTACAGATGGTGCTGTTTCTGTATTCGACAATTTCATTGAGAATACAAAGTTGAACGGCATCAATGTTCACGATGAC ATTTGGTGCAAGCAGCTTCTATGGGGAACAACGAACCCAGAGGACAAGGAAAACTTTACCCAAGACCCAATTGACGATGTGGACGTGATTGTAGCGGCTGATGTCACTTATGACTCAACCATTCTTGAGCCATTGTGTTCGACGATTCacgatttcttcagacAAAGCAATACAAAAGTTGCCATTATAGCTGCTACAgtaagaaatgaagaaaccaTTGCCAACTGGGAAAAGGAGTTGGATAAGTGGTTTGGCAAGGATAGTGAACATGGTTCTTGGACAGTCAAGCATCATTGCAAGGAGCCAGAAAAAGTACACGGTCATGTTTGGTTCAGAAGGAACACTCCCGAGATTCGAATCTACGAGATCCAGAGCAAATTATAA
- the ATP18 gene encoding Subunit i/j of mitochondrial ATP synthase (go_funtion hydrogen-transporting ATP synthase activity, rotational mechanism; hydrogen-transporting ATPase activity, rotational mechanism~go_component proton-transporting two-sector ATPase complex~go_process ATP synthesis coupled proton transport): protein MALRFPTPVFKYYWPYAAGATITYYLVYKGATASMNSDEFINDPRHPRFQSGGKFIDLEKRD, encoded by the exons ATGGCTTTAAGATTCCCAACTCCAGTGTTCAAGTACTACTGGCCATACGCTGCTGGTG CCACCATCACCTACTACTTGGTCTACAAGGGTGCCACTGCCTCCATGAACTCCGATGAATTCATCAACGATCCAAGACATCCAAGATTTCAATCTGGTGGAAAGTTCAtcgacttggaaaagagaGATTAA
- a CDS encoding nitrogen fixing protein, producing the protein MLRSQITQLFGRRFLSFQTLPTPNPNALKFISPECNILPMAGKTFEFTSTLQSVHSPLALRLFKIPGVRSVMLGENFLTVNKQDHINWANLRPEVVELMDDFLTTKQEPSITKELVDQSQQESEVAEAEDSEIVSMIKELIETRIRPAIQDDGGDIEYKAFDEETGTVFLKLQGACKSCSSSEDTLKHGIESMLMHYIEEVREVVQILDPEEEIALKEFDKLEQQLQQKRLSQQNEVPPPSL; encoded by the coding sequence atgttgAGAAGCCAAATCACTCAGCTCTTTGGAAGGAGATTTCTCTCGTTCCAGACCCTACCTACGCCCAACCCAAATGCATTGAAGTTCATATCTCCAGAATGCAATATCTTGCCCATGGCTGGAAAAACATTTGAGTTCACATCCACTTTGCAATCAGTGCACTCTCCTTTGGCACTCAGATTATTCAAGATCCCAGGAGTTAGATCTGTGATGCTTGGAGAAAACTTTCTCACAGTCAACAAACAAGACCATATCAACTGGGCCAACTTGAGGCCGGAAGTCGTGGAGTTGATGGACGACTTTTTGACCACAAAACAAGAACCTTCCATAACCAAGGAGCTTGTAGACCAGAGCCAACAAGAATCTGAAGTTGCCGAGGCCGAAGACTCTGAAATTGTTTCTATGATAAAGGAGTTGATAGAAACCAGAATAAGACCAGCTATCCAGGACGATGGCGGTGATATTGAGTACAAGGcatttgatgaagaaacggGAACagtattcttgaagttgcagGGTGCCTGTAAGTCCTGTTCGTCTAGTGAAGACACCCTTAAGCATGGTATTGAGTCCATGTTAATGCATTACATCGAAGAAGTTAGAGAAGTGGTCCAGATCTtagatccagaagaagagatagCCTTAAAGGAGttcgacaagttggaaCAACAGTTGCAACAGAAAAGATTGAGCCAACAGAACGAAGTTCCTCCTCCTTCGTTGTAA